A window from Oncorhynchus mykiss isolate Arlee chromosome 9, USDA_OmykA_1.1, whole genome shotgun sequence encodes these proteins:
- the LOC110532543 gene encoding nuclear envelope integral membrane protein 1, which produces MAGFLKWKNGPLSEIVFIIVLFCILSTPPTSGSKINIVNIKDGQESAKTGSNHYCYLNPIVPGWKETWTRIQVRVWSSKQLKVTVVEDEEKLQELEHFSVWGLVQYLMHEQTNETTLSISLFSPKTCFKIKPIDPVAIYTVKPTRKFDIFLFVTFLAGVLLFIFADSLSRSQVFYYSAGMSTGMIASLIILIFIMARFLPKKSPFYVVIVGGWSFSVYVIQLVFRNLQLILKEHWHVAFGYAAVVGFISFAVCYRHGPLVEERSINILSWTLQFFGLLLIYAGIQVQQVALATIIATFCSKNLEYPVSLLLLAWHKVKPTLRWKPEPRRLLTEEEFQKQGEEETQHALEELRKYCSSPDFSTWKTVSRLQSPKRFADFVEGSPHLISNEVSVHAQEYGSFFEDDFFDTDEDNDEENMVNGLKRGDLGWNDRVL; this is translated from the exons ATGGCGGGATTCCTGAAATGGAAAAATGGACCTCTCTCCGAAATAGTTTTTATAATTGTGCTTTTTTGTATATTAAGTACGCCACCAACCTCAG GAAGTAAGATCAACATAGTCAATATCAAAGATGGCCAAGAGTCTGCCAAAACAGGGTCAAATCACTACTGCTATCTCAACCCCATTGTCCCAGGTTGGAAGGAAACATGGACAAGAATCCAG GTTCGAGTATGGAGCTCAAAACAGCTGAAGGTAACTGttgtggaggatgaggagaagcTGCAGGAGCTAGAACATTTCAGTGTCTGGGGTCTGGTGCAGTACCTAATGCATGAGCAGACCAATGAAACCACCCTCAGCATCAGCCTGTTCAGCCCAAAGACCTGCTTCAAGATCAAACCCATCGACCCTGTAGCAATATACACTGTAAAGCCCACACGAA AGTTCGACATTTTCCTATTTGTGACATTCTTGGCTGGAGTGCTGCTGTTCATCTTTGCTGACTCGCTCAGCAG GAGTCAGGTATTCTATTACTCTGCTGGCATGAGCACAGGTATGATTGCCTCCCTCATCATTCTCATCTTCATCATGGCACGGTTTTTGCCAAAG AAAAGCCCATTTTACGTGGTGATAGTTGGTGGCTGGTCCTTCTCTGTTTACGTCATCCAGCTTGTGTTCAGGAACCTGCAGCTGATTCTGAAAGAGCACTGGCACGTGGCTTTTG GCTATGCTGCAGTTGTTGGGTTTATCAGTTTTGCTGTGTGCTATCGTCATGGCCCTcttgtggaggagaggagtatcAATATCCTGTCCTGGACGCTGCAGTTTTTTGGCCTGCTGCTGATCTATGCTGGTATCCAGGTTCAGCAAGTGGCGTTGGCCACCATCATTGCTACATTCTGCTCTAAGAACCTGGAGTACCCTGTTTCATTGCTCCTTCTTGCATGGCA TAAGGTCAAGCCAACTCTACGCTGGAAGCCAGAGCCTCGTCGACTGCTGACTGAAGAAGAGTTCCAgaaacagggggaggaggagacgcAACATGCCCTGGAGGAGCTGAGAAAGTACTGCAGCAGTCCAGACTTCAGCACCTGGAAGACAGTCTCTCGACTTCAGTCCCCAAAAAG GTTTGCAGATTTTGTGGAGGGCTCACCTCACCTGATATCAAATGAGGTTTCTGTGCATGCACAGGAATATGGATCCTTCTTTGAGGATGATTTCTTTGACACGGATGAGGACAATGATGAGGAGAATATGGTGAACGGTTTGAAAAGAGGAGACCTTGGGTGGAATGACAGAGTCTTGTGA
- the LOC110532542 gene encoding ORM1-like protein 2 isoform X1, producing MNVGVAHSEVNPNTRVMNSRGIWLAYLLLVTVLHVVLLSIPVLTVPLVWTLTNVIHNLVMYLFLHTVKGTPFETPDQGKARLLTHWEQMDYGIQFTSSRKFLTISPIVLYILASFYTKYDATHFLVNTGSLLSVLLPKLPLFHGVRIFGINRY from the exons ATGAATGTGGGCGTGGCTCACAGTGAGGTAAACCCCAACACGAGGGTGATGAACAGCAGAGGGATCTGGCTGGCCTACCTGTTGTTGGTCACCGTGCTGCACGTCGTCCTGTTGAGCATCCCTGTCCTCACGGTGCCTCTTGTCTGGACCCTCACAAATGTCATCCATAATTTG GTGATGTACTTATTTCTGCACACGGTAAAGGGCACTCCTTTTGAGACACCGGACCAGGGCAAAGCTCGCCTACTCACACACTGGGAACAGATGGACTACGGCATTCAGTTTACATCCTCACGCAAATTCCTCACCATCTCACCCATTGTGCT GTATATTCTTGCCAGTTTCTACACCAAGTACGATGCCACACATTTCCTGGTCAATACAGGCTCTCTCCTCAGCGTCCTCCTTCCAAAGCTGCCCCTGTTCCATGGAGTACGAATATTTGGGATCAATAGGTATTGA